In Pirellulales bacterium, the genomic stretch GAGGTCAAGCCGATCGAAAAAGGTCAGGCATCAGCGGCCATCGCGGTGAAGGGGCCGGCGACGATCGCCGAGGGGGATTATCCGCTCGTCATCCGCGGCTCGGGTAATTTCCAGAATCAACCTCGCACGGTGACGCTAGAGAGCGTGACCTTGCGCGTCGGCAAGCCGCTGGGGATTACCGCCGCGGCGGCAGGCCCGCTGGTCACCGGCACGACCCAAAAGCTCAAGCTGACGGCCCACCGCTTCGGCGAGGAAAAAGGGGCCATTCAACTGGCGCTACAGGGCCTCCCCTTGGGGGTCTCGGCGCCGACGGAGATCACCATCGCCGAGGGACAAAACGAAGTCGAGATCGATCTTACGGCGGCGGCTGATGCGATGCTGGGTCAGGCTCAGATCACCGCCATCGGCAGCACCACCGTGCAAGGCCGTGCGATCTCGGTCACTAGCTCTCCCGCGCCGCTCGAGGTGAAGATGCCTTGATCGGCGCCCCGCCGAGGTTCCCGCCCAGAACAGTCGACCTTCCGACGAGGACGAACGACGCGTCCTTAGCCAAGCCACGCGAGGAAGTCATGGAATCGGACAAGCTTTCTGCTCCCGCCCGCACGAACCGCCATCCGTTCTCGATCGGGCAACACGGGGTCATCGCTTTGACCTGTGCAGGTTTGTTGTTCGTGCTCGGCATGCGGGGACTGGCCGCCGAAGAGATGCCCCCCGCGGGGGACGAAACCGCGCTCGAGGCGATCGTCGTCGGAACGCCCGAGCGGATCGAAGTCTTTCCGTCGAGCTTCAAGCTCGATACCGTTCGTCGCCGACTGCACCCGGTCGTCACAGGTTATTACGCCGACGGCAACGTCCAAGACCTGACTCGTGCGGCGGAGTTCGTGGCCGAGGACCCGACGTTTCTCCGCCTCGAAAACGGCGTGGTGGCGCCGCTCGCCGACGGCTCGACGAACCTGATCGTGCGTGTGGGCGGGCACGAAGCGCGCGTGCCGGTCGAGGTCTCGCATCAGCAAGAGGCCGATCCCGTTTCGTTCGAGTATGGCGCACTGGTCGCGCTCTCGAAGCAGGACTGCAACTCGGGGGCCTGCCACGGTTCTCCGAGCGGCAAAGGAGGCTTCCGCCTGTCGCTGAGGGCCTACGATCCCGTGCTCGACACGTTGACCCTGGTGCGCGAATCGGCCAATCGGCGCACGAATGTGGAAGAGCCCGAGGCGAGCCTGCTGCTGCGCAAGCCGTTGATGGAAGTGGCCCACGGCGGCGGGCGGCGGATGACCAAGGATTCGCCCGCCTATGAACTGCTGCGTGATTGGATCAGCGAAGGCTTGCGTCCCGACGCGCCGGAGGCCCCCCGTTGCGAGCGTATTGAAGTCTATCCCCAGCAGCGCATTCTGCATCGGCCGGCGCACACGCAACAATTGTGCGTCTTGGCGCATTTCTCCGACGGCACGGTGCGCGACATTACGGAGATCGCCAGCTTTTCGAGCTCGGACGAGGCGGTGGCCAAGGTCGATGCCCAGGGCTTCGTCGTCGGCGTCGATCGAGGCGAAGCGGCGATCCTGGTGCGTTATCTCGAGTTCATTGAGACGTCGTCGATCACCTTTCTCAAGCAGATCGAAGGGTTCGAGTGGTCCAGCCCCTCCAGCGCGAACGAGATCGATCGGCTCGTGTTCGACAAGCTGCAGCAGATGCAGATCGCTCCCTCGGAGCTGTGTACGGATGAAGAGTTCGTGCGCCGCGTGCATCTCGACGTATTGGGCCGGTTGCCGACGATCGCCGAGTCGAGCGAGTTCCTGGCCGATGCCTCGCCCACGAAGCGCGACGAGTTGATCGAGCGCCTGTTCGACGCCCCCGAGTACGCCGAGTTCTGGGCGCTGAAGTGGGGGGACTTGCTGCGTTTGAACAACAAGAAGGTGACCGCGGCCGGCGTGCCGAAGTTCCATCGCTGGCTCGTCGCCGCGGTGCGCGACAACATGCCGTACGATCAATTCGTGCGGGCCTTGCTGACCTCGACGGGGAGCACGTTCGACAACCCGCCGGCGAACTATTTCCGTTCGGCGGCCGATACGAACGATTGCACCGAGACCACGGCGCAATTGTTTCTGGGCATTCGCATCCAATGCGCGAAGTGCCACAACCATCCGTTCGAGCGTTGGACGCAGGACAACTACTACGGGATTGGCGCGTTCTTCAATCGGGTGCAACGCAAGCCCGGCACGCAGGCCGAAGAGCAGGTCGTGTTTGTCGCCCGCAAGGGCGAAGTGACTCAGCCGCGCACGGGCAAGCAGATGGCGCCCTGGCTGCCGCTCCGCGGCGCGGCCGAAGTGCCGGCCGAGGAAGATCGCCGCGCGAGCCTGATGGCCTGGCTGGTCGAGCCGGACAATCCTTTCTTCCCCCAGGCCGAAGTGAATCGCATCTGGGGGCACCTGCTGGGACGCGGCATCGTCGAGCCGGTGGATGATTTCCGGGCGTCGAATCCGCCCTCGAACAAGCCGCTGCTGGAGTGGCTGGCCAAGGACTTCGTCGAGCACGGCTTCGATCGCGAGCACGTGCTGAAGACGATTCTCAAGAGCCATACCTATCAGCTCAGCTCGCGCAAGAACGACTTCAACAAGGACGACGCGAAGTATTTCTCGCATGCCAAGACGCGGCTGCTCTCGGCCGAGCAATTGCTCGACGCGATTTGCCAGGTGACCGGCGTGCAAGAGAAGTACGCGGGGTTGCCCTCGGGCACGCGTGCGGCCTCGCTCCCCACGCCCGACGTGGCGAACGACTTCCTCAAGGTCTTCGGCCAACCGGCGCGCGAGATGGCCTGCCAGTGCGAGCGTTCGAACGAATCGAACCTGTCGCAGGCGCTGCAGATGATCAATGGCCCGCTCGTTCACGGCAAGCTCACCGCCGAGAACAATCGCCTGCGGCAGCTCGCCGCGGCAGGGCGCACGAACGAGGAGATCGTCGACGAGCTCTACATGTCGGCCCTGGCGCGCAAGCCCAGCGAGCCGGAGATGGCGGCCGCGATCAAGCACATTTCGGCGCAGCCTGACCGTAACGCGGCGCTCGAGGATGTCTGCTGGGCGCTGCTGAACGCCAAGGAGTTCTTGTTCCAGCACTAACAGCCTGGGAACGTGCTTCCGTTGCTCGGCAGCCCCGGCGCGGGGCCTCCCGAGCTCTGATCCAGGCGTTGGCAGCCTGCGCGTGGCGGCGCTACGGAGCAGCCGGCTCCGTGCCGAAGTCGATCAGTTCGAGCGTGCTGCGTCGCACGAGATGTCCCTCGGCATCGAGTTCCTTGGACCAGCGGGCCACCACGCCACCGGGAATCTCGCCGCTGCGCAGCGTGAGCGATCGCTCGATGGCCCCCTTCGACTTGCGTGCCGTCTCTTGCCAGACCGCCACGTGGCGCGTTTCTCCGGCCAGGGTGCGATAGGGCATGTCGAGCGCGATGACTTCGCCGGTCGACTGGCTGGTGGTTTCGCCCCGGTCATCGGTCGTGGTGACTTCGGTACGCAGCACGTGGGGATACTGCGTGGCCGAGTAGTAGATCTTGGCCTGCGTGCGTCCGGCCTTTTCGACGATTTCGGCCTGTTCGATCTGGCAAGGAATCTGCTTGCCTTCGATCGTGACATGGCCGTCACCGAGAGCTTGCAACTTGACCTCGGCGGTCGCCTTCACGCTTTGGCCGCCGAAGAGCTGACGCACCGTTTGCGAGGGGGCGTCGAACGTCTTGCCGGCCACGTCGACCTTGGCATCGACCTTCAATTCCACGCTGCTGTCGCCGATGCTCACGAGCGTCGTCGTCTGCAACGAGGTGCTCATGTCGGAGACGGCGCCATCGGGAGCGATCGTCTCGATGACGATTTTCAGGCGGCTCCACGCCCCGGGCTCGAAGCGTCCCCAGGCCGTGCTCGACGGCGCGAGGACGCTCGACGGCGACTGGGCGCGCGCGTGCGGCGCGAGGGCCAGGCTCAGGCACGCCAGCAGCAAACCAACTAGCTTCCGCACCACATTCTCCCACTGCCGTCGCGAAGACAGCGCGGCTCCGCCGTGTTGACCGGTCCGAACACCGGTCGCGTCGCGCCGGACTCCCGTCCGCACGCCCGCGGCCGGATGAATCACTCTAGCTCACGGGTCCTGCGCCGGTCTCCCCGTGGGCCCCGAGACCGTGACGGTTGTGAGCTCTGTAACAGTTTTGCCCATTTCGGCCGCACGATGACGCTAGCCATACCAATCGAGCACGTGTACCCCATCCAGCCCGCCGTCGAGGTGGGGACGGTACTTCTCGAGGATCGCGACATGATCCGGATGAGGCAGGTACACGTCGCGCGTGGCGGCATCGGCAAACGTCATCACGAAGCCATGCGTGTAGCCTTGCGACAGACCGTCGAGGCTGCAATCAGCTCCCCCGGTGAATCCGCTGATGCCGGGCAGCTTGTCGACCAAGGCGCGCAGATCGGCGAAGAATTCGTCGATCGTGCGCTGCGGCGTGCCGACGGCGAACTTGACGAGTACGCAGTGCTGGATACAAGGCATGGAAAGTCTCGAGACGGAATGGCCCGCGTTAGACGCGCGGAATCTTGATCCGCACGCCCCCCTTCATGGCCGATTGATGCGCGCAGATGCCGGTCATCGTCCAGTTGGCGCTGGTGCGCGCGTCGGGACGAGGGGGACGCTTCTCGACGATCGCGCGAATGAACTCGTGCGCCATGTGCGGATGCGAACCGCCATGCCCCGAACCCTGCGTGAACGACAAATGCTGCGACTCTTCCGAGTCGTAGACCCCTTTCGTCGTGAAGCGGCGAATCGCCTCGGGCAGGCGATAGGCGAAGTCGGGCACGTCGACGCGCTCGGGCGACTCGCCCCGATGCATCACCGGCTGCTCGTGCTCGATCCGCGACCACTCGAAGCTCACCTTGTCGCAATAAACGTCGAAGCTTTCGATGTACTGCCGGGCCGTCTCGAAGAGGCTGCGCGTCACCTCGGCGCACAGATTCGAGTCGGCCAGCTTGATCGTGGCGGTTTCCACGGCGAAGGGAGAACCGTACTTGGCCGTGAGCTCCTCGCTGATCTGACCCGATCCGTGGCAGACGACCGATTCGGCCAGCTTGTCGGGCAGCGCCAGGCAGGGGCTCACGCAGTGCGTGGCGTAGTGCATGGGGGGCAGGCCTTCCCAGTAGCCGGGCCAGCCCGCCATCTCCTGCTGGTGCGAGCCGCGGAGAAACTGAATGCGGCCCAGTTCGCCTTCGTCGTAAAGCTGCTTGATCAGGAGGAACTCGCGACTGTAGACGACCGTCTCCATCATCATGTAATGGCGACGCGCACGGCGTTGGGCTTTGACGATCTCCTTGCATTCTTCGATCGTGGTGGCCATCGGCACCGTGCAGGCCACATGTTTCTTGGCCTCGAGCCCCTTGATGCTCATCCAGGCATGATCGGGAATCGGCGAGTTGATATGCACCGCGTCGACCGCCGGATCTTCTAGCACGTCTTCGTAGCGGGTATAGCGCTTTTCGACCCCGAAGGCATCGCCGATCTGATTCAACTTCTCGGCACTGCGCTGGCAGATGGCATAGATCTCGGCTTCGGGATGGTTTTGATAGATCGGGATGAACTCGGCGCCGAAGCCCAGCCCGATGATCGCTACCCGTACCTTTTTCCTGCGTGACATAGTCGCGGTGCTCCCTCGCGATGGTGAACGGTCGCAGACGTGCCTCACGGCCAGCGCACGAAGCCAGCCAGGCACGACTGGAACGAATCAGGTCTCCCCGAAAGAGCCGTATGGTACCGGCACGGAGGGGACGGGGCAAGAAACGCGCTTCTACGGCCCCACGACCGCCGGCAGCGTCTCGCGCAGCCAGGCGAGAATCGCCTCGGCGGCCAGGGCGTGCGCTCGCTCATTCGGATGCGCATCGAAGGCATTCACGATCAGGCCTTCTTCCACATGGGGATAGAGCGCCGTCCGCAGATCGAGATACGGAATATCTTCGGCCCGACAGAAGGCCTCGAGCTTCGCATAGGCTCGATCGTAGGGCCCCATCTCGCGCGGATCGATAAAGGGAAACATGACGATCGCCAAGGGTGTTTCGCGCTCGCGGCAGACTGCGACCAACTCGCGCAGGCGCGCTTGCTGGCGGTCCCACAACTCACCTTCGTAGGCAGCGGCCAGATCCTGGTAGTGATTCGTCGAATCGGGATCGGTGGCCACGATCCAGCGGCAGTGCCAGATGTCGATCGCGTAGCTGTTTCGCAGCGCGCCGATGCTCGCGGCCCGGGCACTCAACCGCTCGACCTGCCCCGGCAATTGGGGCAGCAGGTCGATGAGATCGTTCGCGCAGTAGATGAGGACGACCGCGTCCGTCCGATAACCGCCGTCGAAGCCGCGGCGGAGCATGTCGATTTGAGGTCCCGTGTCGAGCCCGTTGCGTGCCAGGCAGTGGACCTCGCAATGCGGGGCCAGCTTGCGCCGCAGGATATTGGCAAAGCGGTCTTCGACCCGGCGCATGCCGTGGCCGGCGGTGAACGAGTCGCCGACAAAGCTCAGGCGACGCACCCCGGGAGGCTTTTCCGAATGGTACTCGACATTGTCGCGCAGCCCGGCCTCGTTCATCCGGTAGTAACGATCGAACCAGCGTTGCGATGAAAGGCTCAACGACGATGCGTCCGATTCATCGTAGAAGTAGCGGTAGTAGGTTTCGGCCGCCAGAAAAATCACACCGAGCGAGGCGAGCAACACCGCCAGATTGCCCAATACCAGCCAGAACCAGTGCCGGCGCACGCGATAGCGCAACATCGCCATGCGCAGCACCAACAGACACACGGCCGCGATCGTAAGAGGGATCAGGTAAACGACGAAGGTGGACACCCTCTCAGTATAATCGAAGCGAGAGGAGATGCTTCGAGCGAGGGACGAGGGACGAGGGAGAAATCCTCGTCGAGCGACGGGCGGACGACGGCCACCGTCTGACCTCAGGCCATGATCTCGCGAATCACGCGGCCGTGTACATCGGTCAGACGTTCGTCGCGCCCCTGGTGGAAGTAGTTCAGCCGTTCGTGATCGAGCCCCATCAGCGCGAGCAGCGTGGCGTGAATATCGTGCAAATGCACGGGATTCTCTTCGGCCGCGAAGCCAAATTCGTCGGTGGCGCCGTACGATGTTCCCCCGCGGACGCCACCCCCGGCCACCCACATCGTAAAGCCATAGGGATTGTGATTGCGTCCGGGGGCGCCTTCACCTTCGGCGAAGGGCATGCGGCCGAACTCTCCGCCCCAGAGAATCAGCGTGCTCTCGAGCAAGCCGCGCTCGGCCAGGTCAGTGAGCAGCGCCGCGATCGGCTGATCGGTTTCGCCGGCGTGGCGGCTGTGATTCTTTTCGACACTTTCGTGGGCGTCCCAGGTCTCTTCCAGATGCCCGCCACCGCTGTACAGTTGCACGAAGCGCACGCCGCGCTCGACGAGTCGCCGCGCGATGAGGCAATTGCGGCCGAATTCGTCGGTGGGCGCCTGGCCGACACCGTAGGCGTCGAGCGTGGCCTGGCTCTCGCTGGCCAGGTCGACCGCCTCGGGGGCTTCGGCCTGCATGCGAAAGGCCAACTCGTAACTTTGGATCCGCGCGGCGAGTTCGTCACCTCCGCTGCGCGTGGCAAGGTGCTCGTCGTTCAGTCGCGCGAGCAGGTCGAGCTGAGCGCGCTGCGCATCGCGATCGACATGGGCCGGTCCGCGCAGGTCGAGCACCGGATCGCCCGTCGGTCGAAAGAGAGTGCCCTGGTAGCCGGCGGGCATGTAGCCTGCCGACCAGTTCGGCTGACCGCTGATCGGACCGCCCCGTTTATCGAGGATCACTACATAGCCGGGCAGGTTTTGATTCTCCGTGCCCAGGCCATAAAGGGCCCAACTGCCGAGCGACGGCTTGCCGATGAACGTGCTGCCGGTATTCATCGCCACGAGGGCGGACCCGTGCGCGTGACTATCGGTATGACACGAGCGGATGAGCGCGAGCTTATCGGCGTGCTCGCGGATGCGGGGAAAGTAGTCGGAGATCATCAGGCCGCTCTGACCGCCGGGGCGAAACTCGCGCCAGGCCGGGGTGAGAAAGCCCATCTTCCGTCCGCCGGAATTCGTAAACGACTTGTCCGCCGGCAACGACTGACCCGCGTACTTGGCGAGCGACGGCTTGTAGTCGAAGGTATCGATGTGACTCGGCCCGCCATTCATCATCAAGAAGATGACGCTGCGCACCGGCGACTTGAAATGCGACTTTCGCGGCGCGAGAGGACCTTCCGATGACAACTCGGCGGCCAGACCGTGCCGCGCGAAGAAACCATCGCCGGCCAGCAAGGTCGAGAGGGCCAGTCCGGCGAAACCGGCTCCCATTTCCCAGACGAACTCGCGGCGTGTCTGGCCGCAGGGAAACAGTCCCTTAGGGCGCGCGGCCGAGCTTCGCGGGGCGGAACTCGAAGGGAATGATCGCTGCGACATCGCGTGTGGCTCACTCAGTCGACATAGACGAATTCATTGGCGTTCAGCAACACATGCGTCAACGACGCCAACGCCAGATGCCGCGCGACGGAACCTGCTTCGGCGGCGGCGACGGGAGCGGATGGCGCGGCCGCGTTCGATTTCGTGTAATGCGCTTCTTGCGACGCCAAATGCGCAAAGGCTGCCTCGCGTTCCGTTTCGCTCGGAGCGCGGCCGAAAGCCAGCCACCATGCTCGTTCGACCTGGGCGCCGGGATCGGAACCTACTTCGCGCTCGACGCGGCGGGCCAAGGCCTCGCTCTGCTCATGGACGAACGGATTGTTCAATAACGCCAACGCCTGCGGCGCCACGGTGGTCACGCTGCGCTGGGCGCAGGGCTGAGTCGTGTCCGCCAGATCGAACACCGTCATCAGCGGCAACAGCAGCGAGCGCTTGGTGAACATGTAGATGCTGCGGCGGCGCTGTTCCTCTGGCGGCGACGCCGTCCAGGCGGCTTCTTTCTTCGACAGGCCTTCGAGCGCTTCGACGCTGACCGTGGGCACAAAGCCGGGGCCGCCGGCCTGGAGGTTCAAATCGCCGCTCACGGCCAGCAGGCTGTCGCGCAAGGCCTCGACATCGAGGCGGCGGCGGTTCGCGCGCCACCACCGCTCGTTGGCAAAGTCGCGCTCGGCGTATTCGTCGTGCGCGGGATGGGTCGAGTCCATCTGGTACGTCCGCGACAACAAGATCAGCCGGTGGATGTCCTTCATCTTCCAGCCGCGCTCGATCACTTCGGCCGCGAGCCAATCGAGCAGCTCGGGATGCGTCGGTTCATCGGACATGACGCCAAAATTGTCCGGAGTGCGCACCAGGCCCTGTCCGAAATGGTGCTGCCAGAGCCGATTCACCAGCACGCGTGGCGTGAGGGGGTTCTTCGCATCGGTGATCCACTGGGCCAGTTGCAGGCGGCGGCGCGTCGTCTTCGCCTCGGCCGGGGGTGGTTCGACGGCCCGCGCCAATGCCGGCACCAAGGTCGGGAACCCCGCCGGCACCTCGTCCCCTTCGGCACGCGGATCGCCCGATTTCAAGAGATGGATCACCGGCGCATCGCGACTTGCGTCGGTGTAGCCCAGCACGTCTCCTTCGGCCGATTTGCCCGCGCTAAAGAAGTTGAGAAACGAGTAGTAGTCCGTCTGAGGAATCGGATCGAACTTGTGATCGTGGCAGCGGGCGCACTTGATCGTGAGCGCCAGAAAGGTCGTGCCCGTGACGTGGACCAGGTCGTCGAGCTGCTCGTACTTGTACTGCAGCGGATCGTTGGGTTCATCGTCGAAGGTGCCCACGCGGAGCATGCCAGTGGCGACGAGGGTCTCGGGCGTGGCATCGGGGATCTCATCGCCGGCCAACTGCTCGAGCACGAAGCGATCGTACGGTTTGTCGTCGACCAGCGACTCGATCACCCAGTCGCGGTACTTCCAGGCATGCTCTTTAACGGCGTCCCGTTCGTAGCCGTTGGTCTCGGCAAAGCGAACCAGGTCGAGCCAGTAGCGGGCCCAGCGCTCACCAAAATGCTGGTCGGCCAGCAGACGCTCGACCAGTTGGGGATACGCCTCGGGCGAATCGTCCGCCACGAAGGCAGCCACTTCTTCGGGCGAAGGGGGGAGTCCCCAGAGATCGAAATAGACGCGACGAATCAGTTTCGCGCGCGAAACGTCAGGCGCGGGCTGCATTCCCTCCTGCTCGAGCCGTGCCAGGATGAAGCGATCGATCGGGTTGCGGCACCAGTCGGTGTCTTGCACCGCGGGGGGCTCGGGACGCACGACGGGGGCCACCGACCAGATGGCGGGGGCTTCGTCGCCTGGAGAAGCCTCATCGGCCAAAAGAAAAGGGGAGGTGACGCAGCTCCACACGATGAGCCAACTCAAGCACCGGCCGCCGCGGCGAATGCCAATCCCACGCCACATCGAGCATGCCTCGCACCGCAACTACCTGGCCGTGACGACGGCGAAATGGACCGCACTCTCACGCAGATCAGGGCTTCATCGTAGCCCTGGCCGAATCTGGCGGCAAATTTATTTGGCGTCCGGCCGGAAGCAAAAAGAAGGTCGCGGCGGTACGCCAACGACTCAGGCCGAAGCGGGCCAAAGCTGCCAGACGACGACGGCGATTCCGACCGGGATGCACCAGTAGGCGAACTGGTAGAAACGCCCCTTTTGCAACCAACTGCGGAGCCAAGAGAGGGCGACCACGCCGGTGACGAACGAGATGAATGCTCCCACGCCCAAGTGGAACCAGGGGATCGTGCTAATCTCGTTTTGCGTTGCGTCGTGCAGCACGAGCACGCACGCTCCCGCGACCGCCGGCAGGGCGAGCAGAAAGGAAAACGTGGCGGCCGCCTCCGGCGCCACCCCCAGGAACAACGCCGTGGCGATCGTCGAACCGCTGCGCGAGGCGCCCGGCAGGATTGCGAACGCCTGCGCCGCGCCAATCAGCACCGCCTGGCGATAGGTGAGATTGACGTAATCCGTGTTGCCGGGTGTCGTGCGTCCGCTGGTCCAGAGCAGGATGCCCGTCACGGGCAGCATCAACCCGGCCAGCAGCGTGCTCTCGAGGACCGGCTCGCAGTACCACTTTAAGGGGAGCCCGACGACGACCGCCGGAATGGTGCCAGCCACGACGAGGCCGATCACGCGCCGATCCGAACCCAGCAGTCGCCAGATACGATTCCAGTACACGACCAGAATCGACAAGAGGGTGCCTCCGTGCAGGGCCACGTTGAGCGTGAGGGGATCTTCCAGATGAATGCCGCTGAACTTCTCGAGCAGGGCCTCGGCGATCAGCAAGTGGCCGTCCGAGCTGATCGGCAGAAACTCCGTGATTCCCTGCACCACGCCGACGATGATGACGGTCAACCAATCCATGCCGGCGGCTCAGTCAGAGAACAGGGACAAGAGAGCAATGCTAGCAGTCGAACGGATCGTATCGAACGACGCTGCCCAGCAGGGGACCTGGGCCGAAAAGTATAGCTCACCGTGGCGGAGTGGCCCGGCGGTCTGACCGATTCCCGCGTTTCTAGGTCCGTTCGGCGATAAACGCTTCGGCACCACGGTTGTGGAGTTCGCGCGTTTTGCCATAATGAGGGCACAGCCGCGCCCTCGGTGCAGTTGTCCCACCTGATCGAGCGTCTCGCACGCCATGTCCCGCGGAGTGCCCCATGTTCAAGAATCTGAGTACGCAAGTGCTTGGCACCAGCGCCTCGGAATCAGAGGTCATCGAACTTTCTCTGTCGCACGGGTTTCGTGGGCTCGAGCTCGACCTGGTCGAGTTCGCCGCGCGAGCCAAATCAGGCGGCCTCGACAAGGCCCGCCGCCTGTTCGACAGCGCCAAATTGAAGCTGGCCTACTTTCGGCTCCCGGTCGATCTCGAGGCCGACGAGGCCACGTTTCGCAAGCAATTGACCGAGTTGATCGATCTGACGCCGATCGCGGCGCAGGTCGGTTGCCTGAGGGCCGTGACGACGATCTCTCCTGGCAGCGACGAGCGTCCCTATCACGAGAACTTCGAGACGCACCGCAAGCGGCTCGGCGAGATCGGCAAGCTGCTGGCCCCGCACAATATTCGACTCGGCGTCGAGTTCGTCACCTATGCCGAGCTGCGCCAGGCGAAGTCGTTCGAGTTCATTCACGGGCTCGAACCGCTGCTCATGCTGCTGGGCATGGTCGGCCAACCCAACGTCGGCGTCGCCATCGACCTGTGGCACTTGCACGTCGGCGGGACTCCGCTCGAGACGCTGCGCAAGTTGAAGGGGGAGCAAATCGTCACGGTCGCGCTGGCGGACGTTCCGGCCGACATGCCGCTCGACCAGTGTGGCGAGAACGATCGGCTGTTGCCGGGAGAATCGGGCGTGGTCGATACGACCGCCGCGCTCGTGGCGCTGGCCGAACTGGGCTACGATGGCCCCGTCACGCCCGCCCCGTCGCGCTCGCGCATCAATGGTAACTCGCGCGACGCGATCGTGAAGGCCGCCGGGCAGCACTTGGACAAGGTCTGGAAAGCGGCCGGTCTCTCGCCGACAGGCAAGCTCACCGCCACGGCGCGTTAGCGGCTCGTCGAAAATCGCGTCTCTAGGACAGTGCGTGCGCGGTTAGCTTTCCGAGGCGCTCGTGTTTCACTTCGATGGCCAACTGCGACTGACGAAAGCCGATCTGGCCGTCGATGCTCGCCGCCGTCAGGCGCAGTCGTTCATCTCGCACGCGCACGCCGATCACATGGGACGGCACGAGCTCGCGCTGTGTACGCCCGAGACGGGCAAGCTCTACCACTTTCGGCTCGGGCGACGGCGCATCCTCGAGATGCCCTACCGGCAACCGATCGACTTTGGCGGCCTGCGACTCACGACGTATCCCGCGGGGCACTGTCTCGGTTCGG encodes the following:
- a CDS encoding DUF1501 domain-containing protein; its protein translation is MSQRSFPSSSAPRSSAARPKGLFPCGQTRREFVWEMGAGFAGLALSTLLAGDGFFARHGLAAELSSEGPLAPRKSHFKSPVRSVIFLMMNGGPSHIDTFDYKPSLAKYAGQSLPADKSFTNSGGRKMGFLTPAWREFRPGGQSGLMISDYFPRIREHADKLALIRSCHTDSHAHGSALVAMNTGSTFIGKPSLGSWALYGLGTENQNLPGYVVILDKRGGPISGQPNWSAGYMPAGYQGTLFRPTGDPVLDLRGPAHVDRDAQRAQLDLLARLNDEHLATRSGGDELAARIQSYELAFRMQAEAPEAVDLASESQATLDAYGVGQAPTDEFGRNCLIARRLVERGVRFVQLYSGGGHLEETWDAHESVEKNHSRHAGETDQPIAALLTDLAERGLLESTLILWGGEFGRMPFAEGEGAPGRNHNPYGFTMWVAGGGVRGGTSYGATDEFGFAAEENPVHLHDIHATLLALMGLDHERLNYFHQGRDERLTDVHGRVIREIMA
- a CDS encoding SGNH/GDSL hydrolase family protein; the protein is MSTFVVYLIPLTIAAVCLLVLRMAMLRYRVRRHWFWLVLGNLAVLLASLGVIFLAAETYYRYFYDESDASSLSLSSQRWFDRYYRMNEAGLRDNVEYHSEKPPGVRRLSFVGDSFTAGHGMRRVEDRFANILRRKLAPHCEVHCLARNGLDTGPQIDMLRRGFDGGYRTDAVVLIYCANDLIDLLPQLPGQVERLSARAASIGALRNSYAIDIWHCRWIVATDPDSTNHYQDLAAAYEGELWDRQQARLRELVAVCRERETPLAIVMFPFIDPREMGPYDRAYAKLEAFCRAEDIPYLDLRTALYPHVEEGLIVNAFDAHPNERAHALAAEAILAWLRETLPAVVGP
- a CDS encoding DUF1553 domain-containing protein translates to MESDKLSAPARTNRHPFSIGQHGVIALTCAGLLFVLGMRGLAAEEMPPAGDETALEAIVVGTPERIEVFPSSFKLDTVRRRLHPVVTGYYADGNVQDLTRAAEFVAEDPTFLRLENGVVAPLADGSTNLIVRVGGHEARVPVEVSHQQEADPVSFEYGALVALSKQDCNSGACHGSPSGKGGFRLSLRAYDPVLDTLTLVRESANRRTNVEEPEASLLLRKPLMEVAHGGGRRMTKDSPAYELLRDWISEGLRPDAPEAPRCERIEVYPQQRILHRPAHTQQLCVLAHFSDGTVRDITEIASFSSSDEAVAKVDAQGFVVGVDRGEAAILVRYLEFIETSSITFLKQIEGFEWSSPSSANEIDRLVFDKLQQMQIAPSELCTDEEFVRRVHLDVLGRLPTIAESSEFLADASPTKRDELIERLFDAPEYAEFWALKWGDLLRLNNKKVTAAGVPKFHRWLVAAVRDNMPYDQFVRALLTSTGSTFDNPPANYFRSAADTNDCTETTAQLFLGIRIQCAKCHNHPFERWTQDNYYGIGAFFNRVQRKPGTQAEEQVVFVARKGEVTQPRTGKQMAPWLPLRGAAEVPAEEDRRASLMAWLVEPDNPFFPQAEVNRIWGHLLGRGIVEPVDDFRASNPPSNKPLLEWLAKDFVEHGFDREHVLKTILKSHTYQLSSRKNDFNKDDAKYFSHAKTRLLSAEQLLDAICQVTGVQEKYAGLPSGTRAASLPTPDVANDFLKVFGQPAREMACQCERSNESNLSQALQMINGPLVHGKLTAENNRLRQLAAAGRTNEEIVDELYMSALARKPSEPEMAAAIKHISAQPDRNAALEDVCWALLNAKEFLFQH
- a CDS encoding DUF1553 domain-containing protein is translated as MWRGIGIRRGGRCLSWLIVWSCVTSPFLLADEASPGDEAPAIWSVAPVVRPEPPAVQDTDWCRNPIDRFILARLEQEGMQPAPDVSRAKLIRRVYFDLWGLPPSPEEVAAFVADDSPEAYPQLVERLLADQHFGERWARYWLDLVRFAETNGYERDAVKEHAWKYRDWVIESLVDDKPYDRFVLEQLAGDEIPDATPETLVATGMLRVGTFDDEPNDPLQYKYEQLDDLVHVTGTTFLALTIKCARCHDHKFDPIPQTDYYSFLNFFSAGKSAEGDVLGYTDASRDAPVIHLLKSGDPRAEGDEVPAGFPTLVPALARAVEPPPAEAKTTRRRLQLAQWITDAKNPLTPRVLVNRLWQHHFGQGLVRTPDNFGVMSDEPTHPELLDWLAAEVIERGWKMKDIHRLILLSRTYQMDSTHPAHDEYAERDFANERWWRANRRRLDVEALRDSLLAVSGDLNLQAGGPGFVPTVSVEALEGLSKKEAAWTASPPEEQRRRSIYMFTKRSLLLPLMTVFDLADTTQPCAQRSVTTVAPQALALLNNPFVHEQSEALARRVEREVGSDPGAQVERAWWLAFGRAPSETEREAAFAHLASQEAHYTKSNAAAPSAPVAAAEAGSVARHLALASLTHVLLNANEFVYVD
- a CDS encoding Gfo/Idh/MocA family oxidoreductase gives rise to the protein MSRRKKVRVAIIGLGFGAEFIPIYQNHPEAEIYAICQRSAEKLNQIGDAFGVEKRYTRYEDVLEDPAVDAVHINSPIPDHAWMSIKGLEAKKHVACTVPMATTIEECKEIVKAQRRARRHYMMMETVVYSREFLLIKQLYDEGELGRIQFLRGSHQQEMAGWPGYWEGLPPMHYATHCVSPCLALPDKLAESVVCHGSGQISEELTAKYGSPFAVETATIKLADSNLCAEVTRSLFETARQYIESFDVYCDKVSFEWSRIEHEQPVMHRGESPERVDVPDFAYRLPEAIRRFTTKGVYDSEESQHLSFTQGSGHGGSHPHMAHEFIRAIVEKRPPRPDARTSANWTMTGICAHQSAMKGGVRIKIPRV
- a CDS encoding Dabb family protein, translating into MPCIQHCVLVKFAVGTPQRTIDEFFADLRALVDKLPGISGFTGGADCSLDGLSQGYTHGFVMTFADAATRDVYLPHPDHVAILEKYRPHLDGGLDGVHVLDWYG